The proteins below come from a single Phorcysia thermohydrogeniphila genomic window:
- a CDS encoding response regulator, whose amino-acid sequence MAMPNSDINILIVDDMAAMRKILKTLLAQLGYKNVDEAEDGKQALEILRRNPDKYQLVITDWNMPNMTGIELVQEIRKDEKLKHLPILMVTAEAKKENVLMAIKAGVNNYIVKPFTAETLKDKIEKIFAALNK is encoded by the coding sequence ATGGCGATGCCTAACAGTGACATCAATATCCTCATCGTTGATGATATGGCAGCGATGAGGAAAATACTTAAGACGCTTCTTGCCCAGCTCGGTTACAAGAACGTTGACGAGGCCGAGGACGGTAAGCAAGCTCTTGAGATACTCAGGAGGAATCCTGATAAATATCAGCTTGTCATTACAGATTGGAATATGCCCAACATGACTGGAATAGAGCTCGTTCAGGAAATAAGGAAAGATGAAAAACTAAAGCACTTGCCGATTTTGATGGTTACTGCTGAAGCTAAGAAGGAAAACGTCCTAATGGCCATTAAGGCTGGTGTCAACAACTATATTGTTAAGCCGTTTACGGCAGAAACTCTCAAGGACAAGATAGAGAAGATATTTGCTGCCCTTAACAAATAG
- a CDS encoding GGDEF domain-containing protein, translating to MRDNIKLRIFINYLDELTRKYDEIFSLKEQLMKELQERATYDLLTGLYNRYALFDFLERELQRLKRKGKGKIYVVFLDLDNFKVVNDTFGHRKGDEILKAVAELLKENFRKYDIVSRFGGDEFVIVISDENGSCEINTLLSRVRKLIEEEFSPYSLSVSYGVAVAPDEGTDAYQLIQLADSRMYEMKNGKKGKTPPTIC from the coding sequence ATGAGAGACAACATTAAACTGAGAATATTTATTAACTACTTGGACGAACTTACGAGGAAGTATGATGAGATTTTTTCCCTAAAAGAGCAATTAATGAAGGAACTCCAAGAGAGAGCCACTTATGACCTTCTAACAGGCCTCTACAACCGTTACGCCCTTTTTGATTTTCTGGAAAGGGAGCTCCAGAGGCTCAAGAGAAAGGGAAAGGGCAAAATATACGTAGTCTTTCTTGACTTAGACAACTTCAAGGTCGTTAACGATACATTCGGACACAGAAAGGGGGATGAAATTTTAAAAGCAGTGGCGGAGCTCCTGAAGGAGAACTTCCGCAAGTACGATATCGTCTCCCGCTTCGGAGGGGATGAATTTGTCATTGTTATCAGCGATGAAAACGGTTCTTGCGAGATAAACACTCTCCTTTCTAGGGTGAGGAAACTAATAGAAGAAGAATTTTCCCCCTATTCCCTCTCTGTTAGCTATGGAGTTGCTGTTGCCCCAGATGAAGGAACTGATGCCTACCAGCTGATACAGCTGGCAGACAGCAGAATGTACGAGATGAAAAATGGAAAGAAGGGGAAGACCCCCCCGACTATTTGTTAA
- a CDS encoding chemotaxis protein: MARKKELLPKILETGANELEIIDFRMFEVLEDGGTYEWILGVNVAKVKEVIFKPKDIVKAPGLPKEAEGLAKIRGQMVPIINLARWMRIKEPPGAGKYVIVMEFLREIVGVVVHEAKRIRRIRWADIRRPPRSIDEKLGGKVIGVVEIEDNKLLLLLDFEGILDELGMIKIFGVETPEDVIEGIERKGHFNILILDDSPVARKIIRRILEADGHTVFEAQNGIEALQLLHKWLEDAKKSGKDITEYVQLIISDIEMPGMDGLTFTRKVKEDPELSKIPVIINTSLSDRANVDKSKFVGADAHLVKFDAPDLVKLVHEYAKLPERR, encoded by the coding sequence ATGGCAAGGAAAAAGGAACTTCTCCCCAAAATACTTGAGACAGGAGCTAACGAGCTTGAGATTATAGACTTTAGGATGTTTGAAGTCCTTGAAGATGGTGGCACCTACGAGTGGATACTTGGCGTAAACGTAGCTAAGGTTAAGGAGGTGATTTTTAAGCCTAAGGATATAGTGAAAGCTCCCGGACTTCCAAAGGAAGCGGAAGGACTTGCGAAGATAAGGGGACAGATGGTTCCCATAATCAACCTTGCCCGTTGGATGAGGATAAAGGAGCCTCCGGGGGCTGGCAAGTACGTTATCGTTATGGAGTTTCTTAGGGAAATTGTTGGAGTTGTTGTTCACGAGGCAAAGAGAATAAGAAGAATACGTTGGGCAGATATAAGGAGACCTCCGAGGAGCATAGACGAAAAACTTGGAGGTAAAGTAATAGGCGTTGTAGAGATTGAAGATAACAAGCTACTGCTCCTTTTAGACTTTGAGGGAATTCTTGACGAGCTTGGAATGATAAAGATATTCGGCGTAGAAACGCCGGAGGACGTTATAGAGGGTATTGAGAGGAAGGGACACTTTAACATCCTCATACTTGACGACAGCCCGGTAGCTAGGAAGATTATACGAAGAATACTGGAAGCTGATGGACATACAGTCTTTGAAGCTCAGAACGGCATAGAGGCACTACAACTTCTCCACAAGTGGCTTGAAGATGCTAAGAAGTCCGGTAAAGATATAACGGAGTACGTCCAGCTGATAATCTCAGATATAGAAATGCCGGGAATGGACGGGCTGACCTTTACGCGGAAAGTTAAGGAGGACCCGGAGCTCTCCAAAATTCCAGTAATAATAAACACTTCCTTAAGCGATAGAGCTAACGTTGATAAAAGTAAGTTTGTTGGAGCAGATGCTCACCTTGTAAAATTTGATGCGCCAGACTTAGTTAAACTTGTTCACGAGTACGCTAAGCTACCAGAAAGGAGGTAA
- a CDS encoding chemotaxis protein CheW, producing MNQPEKKEINVIGVEELIGEVHEKEIQVIAFKLKEELVSVPIEQVVEITNNRDITPVPKAPSFVIGVMNLRGKIVPVINLKEHLGIVDEIPEDIYSRNKIVIVETPKGEVGVVVDEIVGSIKFLEGDILPEPIGTIGIDVKYISGVVQLDRELLIILNIESIFNRED from the coding sequence ATGAACCAGCCAGAGAAGAAAGAGATAAACGTTATCGGCGTTGAAGAGCTCATAGGCGAGGTTCACGAGAAAGAAATTCAGGTAATAGCCTTTAAGCTAAAGGAAGAGCTTGTAAGCGTTCCAATAGAACAGGTAGTTGAGATTACGAACAACAGAGATATAACCCCCGTTCCCAAAGCCCCAAGCTTTGTAATTGGCGTAATGAACTTAAGGGGAAAAATCGTTCCTGTCATAAACCTTAAAGAGCACCTTGGGATAGTGGACGAGATTCCTGAGGATATCTACTCAAGGAACAAGATTGTCATTGTTGAAACTCCAAAGGGAGAGGTGGGAGTAGTCGTTGATGAGATTGTTGGTTCTATAAAGTTCCTAGAGGGAGACATCCTGCCAGAGCCCATAGGCACGATAGGAATAGACGTTAAGTACATATCCGGCGTTGTTCAGCTTGATAGGGAGCTTCTGATAATTCTGAACATAGAGTCAATCTTCAATCGGGAGGATTAG
- a CDS encoding methyl-accepting chemotaxis protein, with the protein MFCSWERREIERLRKELESLKEENEKLKRECDSLRKEKESLNGELSKFSQKNLELSKKLESLRKEKELLENDIHMYKQILDSLMEEAIFLATPDFKPGRDGNKIVYANRRALEIAHKWREVFVSEFGIDPDKLVGASIHLFHKDPERVKELLKALRPGEHKKNADIQVGPYVMASYRHAITNKDGSIRYYLATWKDATAEKEIEKQLENAQRMFLQNLKATKQSLVNNLETIVAISVAIKELQEVLKLSESQIVSTEDIEKAVNKLVEVSEKLLENYQFVLKELETAETKTIESIQQMQYIRDITREMEEVVKSLQVQTEQIDRVVEVITSITEQTNLLALNAAIEAARAGEAGRGFAVVADEVRKLAERTNKSAIEIREVVKNMREQMGKTAEITSRSVQAVEEGMNIFKENQNTYTSLKESSKEVLSVINNLSEVVNIQKEKIDEIVKNIHRSNNLITSVREQSDKVIKIAEKTDASLHKIWETFYLVDIGDAAVILDRLAKLGEFSRKVNEVIKSKFVDGINPDISIISEVDTLIRLLSPQDKDLAEIIGKYPGIEKYFSDVEERLFDVKLLLKELFLALNADDVEEMADKESEIAEITSQISSNLILAISEILKNQQRK; encoded by the coding sequence ATGTTTTGCTCTTGGGAGAGAAGGGAGATAGAGAGGCTCCGTAAGGAGCTTGAGTCTTTGAAGGAAGAAAACGAAAAGCTAAAAAGGGAGTGTGACTCTTTAAGGAAAGAAAAAGAGTCGCTTAACGGAGAGCTCTCAAAGTTTTCTCAGAAGAACCTTGAACTCTCAAAAAAGCTTGAATCCCTAAGGAAGGAAAAAGAGCTCCTTGAAAATGACATACACATGTACAAGCAGATACTTGATTCCCTAATGGAGGAGGCAATCTTCTTAGCGACGCCCGACTTTAAACCGGGAAGGGACGGTAACAAGATAGTCTACGCCAACAGGAGAGCTCTGGAGATAGCCCACAAGTGGAGGGAGGTTTTCGTTTCTGAGTTTGGTATTGACCCGGACAAGCTCGTGGGAGCGAGTATTCACCTCTTCCACAAGGATCCAGAAAGGGTTAAGGAGCTCCTCAAAGCTCTACGTCCGGGAGAACACAAGAAGAACGCCGACATACAGGTTGGCCCTTACGTAATGGCCTCCTACAGGCACGCCATAACCAACAAGGACGGTTCTATTAGGTACTACTTAGCCACTTGGAAGGACGCAACGGCAGAGAAGGAGATAGAAAAACAGCTTGAAAACGCCCAAAGAATGTTCCTTCAGAACCTTAAAGCTACAAAGCAGTCCTTAGTAAACAACTTAGAGACCATAGTGGCAATCTCTGTTGCTATTAAGGAACTTCAAGAAGTTCTTAAGCTATCTGAGAGCCAGATAGTTTCTACTGAGGACATTGAAAAGGCCGTTAACAAGCTGGTTGAAGTTTCAGAGAAGCTCCTTGAGAACTACCAGTTTGTCCTAAAAGAGCTTGAGACGGCCGAGACCAAGACGATAGAGTCAATCCAGCAGATGCAGTACATTAGGGACATAACGAGGGAGATGGAGGAAGTCGTTAAGTCCCTTCAAGTTCAGACGGAGCAGATAGACAGGGTAGTTGAAGTTATAACCTCAATTACGGAACAGACGAACCTCCTTGCCCTCAACGCGGCTATTGAAGCGGCAAGGGCTGGAGAGGCCGGAAGGGGCTTTGCCGTAGTTGCCGATGAGGTAAGGAAGCTGGCAGAGAGGACCAACAAGTCGGCAATTGAGATAAGGGAAGTTGTTAAGAACATGCGTGAGCAGATGGGCAAAACGGCAGAGATAACGAGCAGGAGCGTTCAGGCGGTTGAAGAGGGTATGAACATATTCAAGGAAAACCAGAACACCTACACCTCCCTTAAGGAATCCTCAAAAGAAGTTCTTTCCGTAATCAACAACCTCTCAGAGGTTGTTAACATCCAGAAGGAGAAGATAGACGAAATCGTCAAGAACATCCACAGATCCAACAACCTTATAACCTCTGTAAGGGAACAGTCCGACAAGGTTATCAAGATAGCCGAGAAGACCGACGCGAGCCTCCACAAGATATGGGAGACATTCTACTTGGTTGATATAGGTGACGCTGCTGTCATCCTTGATAGGCTTGCTAAGCTTGGAGAGTTTAGCAGGAAGGTTAACGAGGTTATTAAGAGCAAGTTTGTAGACGGCATTAACCCCGATATCTCAATTATCTCAGAGGTTGATACGCTTATAAGGCTACTGAGCCCGCAGGATAAGGACTTAGCAGAGATTATCGGGAAATACCCCGGAATAGAGAAGTACTTCTCCGACGTTGAAGAGAGACTATTTGACGTTAAACTGTTACTCAAGGAGCTCTTCCTTGCCCTCAATGCCGACGACGTTGAAGAGATGGCTGACAAAGAGTCTGAGATTGCAGAGATAACAAGCCAGATTAGCAGTAACCTCATATTAGCGATTTCTGAGATTCTTAAAAACCAGCAAAGGAAATAA